The following coding sequences lie in one Pleurodeles waltl isolate 20211129_DDA unplaced genomic scaffold, aPleWal1.hap1.20221129 scaffold_188, whole genome shotgun sequence genomic window:
- the LOC138274533 gene encoding histone H1-like produces MRGAPAGGTFLICASASTLCTMAETAPAAAAPPAEVAPKKKAKKAAGPSKAKKPAGPSVAELILKAVTASAERKGVSLAALKKVLSADGYDVDKNKSRVKAALKGLVSKGALAQLKGTGASGSFKVNKKQLEGKKAAKKPAAKKAAPAAKKPKKAPAGVKKSPKKAKKPAAAKSPKKPKAAPAKKAAKSPAKAKAAKPKAAKKSPAKVVKPKAAKPKAAKPKKAAPKKK; encoded by the coding sequence ATGCGCGGAGCTCCGGCGGGAGGGACATTTCTCATCTGTGCTAGCGCCTCGACTCTCTGTACCATGGCTGAAACCGCTCCAGCTGCCGCGGCCCCTCCCGCTGAAGTAGCCCCCAAGAAGAAGGCGAAGAAGGCGGCGGGGCCGTCTAAGGCCAAGAAGCCCGCGGGACCCAGCGTCGCCGAGCTCATCCTGAAAGCGGTCACCGCCTCTGCCGAGAGGAAGGGGGTCTCCCTGGCGGCGCTGAAGAAGGTGCTGAGCGCCGACGGCTACGATGTGGACAAGAACAAGAGCCGCGTCAAGGCCGCCCTCAAGGGCCTGGTCAGCAAGGGCGCCCTGGCCCAGCTGAAGGGCACCGGCGCCTCCGGCTCCTTCAAGGTGAACAAGAAGCAGCTGGAGGGCAAGAAGGCGGCCAAGAAACCAGCGGCCAAGAAAGCCGCCCCGGCCGCCAAGAAGCCCAAGAAGGCCCCCGCGGGGGTGAAGAAGAGCCCGAAGAAGGCCAAGAAGCCGGCGGCGGCCAAGAGCCCCAAGAAGCCCAAAGCTGCCCCGGCCAAGAAGGCTGCCAAGAGTCCCGCGAAAGCAAAGGCGGCCAAGCCCAAGGCAGCCAAGAAAAGCCCCGCCAAGGTGGTGAAACCCAAGGCGGCCAAACCCAAAGCAGCCAAGCCCAAAAAGGCAGCGCCCAAGAAGAAGTAA